One region of Lampris incognitus isolate fLamInc1 chromosome 4, fLamInc1.hap2, whole genome shotgun sequence genomic DNA includes:
- the cry5 gene encoding cryptochrome circadian regulator 5, with product MAHTSIHWFRKGLRLHDNPALMAALKDCTEIYPVFVLDPHFRNNYKFGINRWRFLIGALRDLDCSLRKLNSRLYVVRGKPEDVFPELFRKWNVTKLTYEYDTEPYSLSRDERVTVLAKEHGVEVIYRISHTLYDLDRIIEENNGKAPLVYNRLQTLVKTLGPPKRPIPAPTTEDMKGVKTPYSERHENVYGVPTLEEMGQDEASLTEEVFPGGEQEALRRLDEHMKQTKWVCSFEKPQTSPNSLNPSTTVLSPYIRFGCLSARTFWWRLTEVYQGKKHSDPPVSLHGQLLWREFFYTASVGVPNFAKMEGNPVCTQVDWDTNAEHLAAWREARTGFPFIDAIMTQLKQEGWIHHLARHAVACFLTRGDLWISWEEGQKVFEELLLDGDWALNAGNWLWLSASAFFHQYFRVYSPIAFGKKTDKNGDYIRKYLPQLKKFPAQYIYEPWKAPRSIQQAAGCIVGKDYPSPIVEHEVVSKKNMQRMKVAYAKRSQSSTESPTKKKAEKHKTPSVMDMLTKKKKKKLSE from the exons ATGGCCCACACAAGTATCCACTGGTTCCGTAAGGGACTCCGACTGCATGACAACCCGGCTCTGATGGCTGCTTTAAAGGATTGTACAGAGATTTACCCCGTGTTCGTCTTGGACCCACACTTCCGTAATAACTATAAGTTTGGGATCAACCGCTGGCGATTCCTCATCGGAGCCCTCAGAGATCTGGATTGCAGCCTTAGGAAACTGAACTCAAG GTTGTATGTTGTTAGGGGGAAGCCAGAGGACGTCTTCCCCGAGCTGTTCCGCAAGTGGAACGTGACAAAGTTGACCTATGAGTATGACACGGAACCCTACAGTCTTAGCCGGGACGAAAGGGTGACGGTGCTTGCCAAAGAGCATGGAGTTGAAGTCATCTATAGAATCTCCCACACTCTTTATGACTTGGACAG aatAATTGAAGAAAATAATGGGAAGGCTCCTCTGGTTTACAACCGTCTGCAGACATTAGTGAAGACCCTCGGTCCTCCCAAAAGACCAATTCCTGCTCCGACCACAGAAGACATGAAAG GTGTGAAAACGCCTTATTCAGAGAGGCATGAGAATGTGTACGGTGTCCCCACACTGGAGGAGATGGGGCAGGATGAAGCATCTCTTACAGAGGAGGTGTTCCCTGGGGGGGAACAGGAGGCGCTTAGGAGACTGGATGAACATATGAAGCAAACG AAATGGGTATGTAGCTTTGAGAAGCCACAGACATCTCCAAACTCTCTGAACCCCAGCACCACCGTTCTCAGCCCCTACATCCGCTTTGGCTGCTTGTCTGCACGTACATTCTGGTGGCGACTGACAGAGGTCTACCAAGGG AAGAAGCACTCAGATCCACCAGTTTCCTTGCATGGCCAGTTACTGTGGAGAGAGTTCTTCTACACTGCCAGTGTGGGTGTCCCCAACTTTGCCAAGATGGAGGGTAACCCTGTTTGTACACAGGTGGACTGGGACACTAACGCAGAACATCTGGCTGCATGGAGAGAG GCTCGAACTGGTTTCCCCTTCATTGATGCCATCATGACTCAGTTGAAGCAAGAGGGCTGGATCCACCACCTGGCTAGACATGCTGTTGCCTGCTTTCTCACCAGGGGAGACCTGTGGATCAGTTGGGAAGAGGGACAGAAG GTGTTTGAGGAGCTATTACTGGATGGCGACTGGGCTCTGAATGCTGGGAACTGGCTGTGGCTCTCAGCCAGTGCCTTCTTCCACCAGTACTTCAGGGTCTACTCCCCTATCGCCTTTGGGAAAAAGACGGACAAAAATGGCGATTATATCAG GAAGTACCTCCCTCAGCTAAAGAAGTTTCCAGCTCAGTACATTTACGAGCCTTGGAAGGCTCCCCGAAGCATCCAGCAGGCAGCAGGATGCATTGTGGGTAAAGACTACCCATCTCCCATTGTAGAGCATGAGGTGGTCAGCAAAAAGAACATGCAGAGGATGAAGGTTGCTTATGCCAAGAGATCCCAAAGCTCCACTGAATCGCCCACTAAAAAGAAAG CTGAAAAGCACAAGACTCCATCAGTCATGGATATGttaacgaagaagaagaagaagaagctctcTGAGTAG